A single window of Paenibacillus sp. SYP-B4298 DNA harbors:
- a CDS encoding DUF350 domain-containing protein — MDEQWEYISNFLIYLAVTLPLLGLGLVIFILSTPYREFAIIREGSDTTDPQKMAAAKAVAHDLSGKVIGLAIVLASAIYHAVGITDLIMWGMLGILFQVAIFYLFELLTPFRITREIPAGNVSVAIFTSRLSMATGLLMAALISY; from the coding sequence TTGGATGAACAATGGGAGTATATTAGCAATTTTTTGATCTATCTTGCGGTGACGCTGCCACTGCTGGGCCTGGGGCTGGTAATCTTCATCCTGTCCACGCCTTACCGGGAATTCGCCATCATACGCGAAGGCTCCGACACGACTGACCCGCAGAAGATGGCAGCAGCCAAAGCAGTCGCCCACGACTTGAGCGGCAAAGTGATCGGCCTGGCGATTGTACTTGCCTCCGCCATCTATCATGCCGTCGGCATCACCGATCTGATCATGTGGGGAATGCTTGGCATCTTGTTCCAGGTGGCTATATTCTACCTGTTCGAGCTGCTCACGCCCTTTCGCATTACGCGAGAGATTCCAGCGGGCAATGTGTCGGTTGCCATCTTCACCTCACGCCTGAGCATGGCGACCGGACTGCTGATGGCTGCACTGATCAGCTACTGA
- a CDS encoding GGDEF domain-containing protein has product MKKIRTQIGEIAEPIPVVAPETNCDAVYQLFKQQSNLEGVAVVGKNGAVSLMMRGRFFQEIGTRYGFNLYMGRPIGLVMDRQPLVVDSSAQITDVSLQAMERTVDKLYDLVLVMSQGVLLGAVTIRGLLLAVADVRAEMARFLNPLTGLPGNRMIDDRLQQLLQLDCFSVLYIDLDQFKAYNDSYGFNMGDQMIQATASLLREQFPFPETFLGHIGGDDFIAILTHHQFEEVAQRVMTAFEQMKKEFYSSHDLDHNYVLAEGRSGVSGPIPLVTVSIAAVTNARRSYATINEIAKEAARIKKVCKSIQGSCLCDNEGIV; this is encoded by the coding sequence GTGAAGAAGATTCGAACGCAAATCGGTGAAATCGCGGAGCCCATACCTGTGGTTGCTCCGGAGACGAATTGTGATGCAGTCTATCAATTATTCAAGCAGCAATCCAACCTGGAGGGCGTAGCTGTGGTCGGAAAGAACGGGGCCGTCTCATTGATGATGCGTGGTCGCTTCTTTCAGGAGATCGGCACACGGTACGGATTCAATCTGTACATGGGACGACCAATCGGGCTAGTGATGGACAGACAGCCGCTAGTGGTGGACAGCTCGGCGCAGATTACGGATGTGAGTCTGCAAGCGATGGAGCGCACGGTGGATAAGCTATATGATCTGGTGCTGGTGATGTCACAGGGAGTGCTGCTGGGTGCGGTGACGATTCGCGGCTTGCTGCTGGCTGTGGCTGATGTTCGCGCAGAGATGGCGAGATTTCTGAACCCGCTGACCGGGCTGCCTGGTAACCGGATGATTGATGACCGTCTGCAGCAGTTGTTGCAGTTGGATTGCTTCAGCGTGCTCTATATCGATCTGGATCAGTTCAAGGCGTACAATGACAGCTACGGCTTCAATATGGGCGACCAGATGATTCAGGCTACGGCCAGCCTGCTGCGCGAGCAATTCCCCTTCCCCGAGACCTTCCTTGGGCATATTGGCGGAGATGACTTCATCGCGATTCTCACTCATCATCAGTTCGAGGAGGTCGCACAGCGGGTCATGACGGCATTCGAGCAGATGAAGAAAGAATTCTACAGCAGCCACGACCTGGATCATAATTATGTGCTCGCTGAGGGCAGGTCAGGGGTGAGCGGGCCGATCCCGCTCGTGACGGTGTCCATAGCCGCCGTGACCAATGCGAGGCGCAGCTATGCAACCATCAACGAGATTGCGAAGGAGGCCGCTCGCATCAAGAAGGTGTGCAAGTCTATACAGGGGAGCTGCCTGTGCGATAATGAGGGCATCGTTTGA
- a CDS encoding class I SAM-dependent methyltransferase, with protein MSNQLHIYNEQADQYHQLVARQPNLAPLLHEIRPLNELEVAELGAGTGRLTLPLASGAAFVTALDAYPAMLEVNVRRLAAAGLTNWRTAVADHRELPLATHSVDLVVAGWSLCYLVHAGVPEATSNLARIMEEIDRVLRPGGTVIIIETLGTGLAEPQPPDELADYYAALSDVYGFEHRWIRTDYVFDNAEQAQELTSFFFSEEVAARAAAQKSAVVPECAGIWWKHK; from the coding sequence ATGTCTAATCAATTGCATATCTATAATGAACAGGCCGACCAATACCATCAGTTGGTCGCCCGGCAACCGAATCTGGCCCCCCTATTGCACGAGATTCGCCCGCTGAATGAGCTGGAGGTGGCTGAGCTGGGCGCTGGAACCGGACGCCTGACCCTGCCGCTGGCGAGCGGCGCAGCCTTCGTGACGGCGCTGGACGCTTACCCTGCGATGCTGGAGGTGAACGTGCGACGGCTGGCAGCAGCCGGACTCACCAATTGGCGCACAGCCGTCGCCGACCACCGCGAGCTTCCCTTGGCTACGCACAGCGTAGACCTTGTTGTCGCCGGGTGGAGTCTATGCTACCTGGTCCATGCTGGCGTGCCCGAAGCTACCTCCAACCTCGCTCGCATAATGGAGGAGATCGATCGCGTCTTGCGACCCGGCGGAACCGTCATCATCATAGAGACATTGGGCACTGGCCTCGCGGAGCCGCAGCCGCCGGACGAGTTGGCTGATTATTACGCCGCATTATCAGACGTCTATGGGTTCGAGCATCGCTGGATACGTACCGATTATGTATTTGATAATGCCGAGCAGGCTCAGGAGCTGACCTCCTTTTTCTTCAGTGAAGAGGTAGCCGCACGAGCCGCAGCACAGAAGTCCGCCGTCGTACCGGAATGTGCAGGAATTTGGTGGAAGCATAAGTGA
- a CDS encoding branched-chain amino acid aminotransferase encodes MTYSISIELATEKKTKPDVSKISFGSSFTDHMFILDYDGDRGWHSPRIVPYQPITLDPAAKVFHYGQTIFEGLKAYRTEDGRLLLFRPDQNLKRLNRSNERMSIPDIDEELALEALKQLVLVDQDWVPSAEGTSLYIRPFVIATEPLLGVAPSQQYKFMIILSPVGSYYAEGIHPVRIHVESRYVRAVAGGVGEAKTAGNYAAGLKAQEKATEEGYSQVLWLDGVHRKYIEEVGSMNVFFKLGDKIVTPELNGSILAGITRASVIQMLESWGVEVVQRRISIEELFEAHDRGELIEAFGTGTAAVISPVGELNWQGRKIVIGGGQTGELSSRLYNELTGIQRGERPDPFGWVVELKGAEA; translated from the coding sequence ATGACATACTCCATTTCCATTGAATTGGCCACGGAGAAGAAGACCAAACCAGACGTAAGCAAGATCAGCTTCGGAAGCAGCTTCACCGATCATATGTTTATTCTGGACTATGACGGAGACCGGGGCTGGCATAGCCCTCGCATCGTGCCTTACCAACCGATTACGCTTGATCCTGCAGCCAAGGTATTCCACTACGGACAGACGATCTTTGAAGGCTTGAAAGCGTATCGCACGGAGGATGGTCGGCTGCTGCTGTTCCGCCCGGATCAGAATCTGAAGCGTCTGAATCGCTCCAATGAGCGGATGAGCATCCCCGATATTGACGAGGAGCTGGCACTGGAGGCGCTCAAGCAGTTGGTGCTGGTCGACCAGGATTGGGTGCCGAGTGCGGAGGGAACCTCACTGTACATCCGTCCGTTCGTCATCGCGACCGAGCCGCTGCTGGGCGTCGCCCCTTCGCAGCAGTACAAGTTCATGATCATTCTCTCGCCTGTAGGCTCCTACTATGCAGAGGGTATTCATCCAGTACGGATCCATGTCGAATCCCGTTACGTTCGTGCGGTGGCAGGCGGCGTAGGTGAGGCCAAGACGGCGGGCAACTATGCGGCAGGACTGAAGGCGCAGGAGAAGGCGACCGAGGAGGGTTACTCCCAGGTGCTGTGGCTGGACGGTGTACATCGCAAGTATATCGAGGAAGTCGGTAGCATGAATGTGTTCTTCAAGCTGGGCGACAAGATCGTCACGCCGGAGCTCAATGGCAGTATTCTGGCGGGCATCACACGCGCCTCTGTAATCCAGATGCTGGAGAGCTGGGGTGTGGAGGTTGTACAGCGCCGCATCTCCATCGAGGAACTGTTCGAGGCGCATGACCGCGGCGAGCTGATCGAAGCGTTCGGCACGGGCACCGCGGCTGTGATCTCGCCTGTGGGCGAGCTGAACTGGCAGGGCCGCAAGATTGTGATCGGCGGCGGGCAGACGGGCGAGCTGTCGTCCAGACTGTACAACGAGCTGACAGGCATTCAGCGCGGCGAGCGCCCTGATCCGTTCGGTTGGGTCGTAGAGCTGAAGGGCGCTGAGGCGTAG
- a CDS encoding YvaD family protein — MKLLKPFFLVTDIGFIVYWIVTYFHIIPESMAFKDYNNPIMIHWNWSFFPLDILISITGLSSLYLFRKNRPSWRPWALISLVLTFCSGLQAIAFWAFANDFDPYWWAFNLYLLIYPLFFLRTVMSGYSKVS, encoded by the coding sequence ATGAAGCTCTTAAAACCTTTTTTCTTAGTCACAGATATTGGATTCATTGTCTATTGGATTGTAACTTATTTTCATATCATTCCAGAGTCGATGGCGTTCAAGGATTACAACAACCCTATTATGATTCACTGGAACTGGTCGTTCTTTCCTCTCGACATCCTAATCTCAATCACTGGCCTTAGCAGCTTGTATTTATTTAGAAAAAACCGACCGTCTTGGAGACCTTGGGCGCTAATATCGCTTGTCCTCACCTTTTGCTCTGGACTTCAAGCGATTGCTTTTTGGGCATTTGCCAACGATTTTGATCCGTACTGGTGGGCATTTAACCTATATTTATTAATCTACCCTTTATTTTTTCTGAGAACCGTAATGAGTGGTTACAGTAAAGTATCTTAA
- a CDS encoding glutathionylspermidine synthase family protein has translation MSTYEQRRADIYEPLRQEGLFTWDWMYGEEYALASILCEPRAMYEELSQAAERLGRIFQRVKEVLRRAEDGLLLELGVPGSALQAVRESVWQEVPTVIGRFDFAWTADGPKMLEFNSDTPTGIVEAYVVNERACRYYGVPNPNAGKEHHLLEAFQQVGEAYRSKGYPIDRIAFTALGWHEEDAATARYLLQQSGFAHARFVALEELRVYEDRLCQLTAEGEHVPIDLLYRLHPIEKLAEEHDDDGYPTGEHVLELMAQRKLAVINPPDAFLIQSKAVQALIWSLYEQQAFFDAQELGWIGRYMLPTYLDNRFAGRDPYVSKPFLGREGGGVTLYDASGDELERDGELAYWEQPMIYQQAVQLPVRTVETLSGPYEGHVLWGVYLIGGQPSATVARIGSRITNNLSCFVPAAIREP, from the coding sequence ATGAGTACATATGAGCAACGCAGAGCAGACATCTACGAGCCGCTGCGCCAGGAGGGGCTGTTCACCTGGGACTGGATGTACGGGGAAGAGTACGCCCTGGCATCCATTCTCTGCGAGCCGCGTGCGATGTATGAGGAGCTGTCACAGGCCGCAGAGCGGCTGGGACGCATCTTCCAGCGGGTCAAGGAGGTGCTGCGGCGGGCGGAGGATGGACTGCTGCTGGAGCTGGGAGTTCCCGGATCAGCTCTGCAAGCGGTCAGGGAGTCCGTCTGGCAGGAGGTTCCGACTGTCATTGGTAGATTTGACTTCGCCTGGACAGCCGACGGGCCGAAGATGCTTGAGTTCAACAGCGACACGCCGACCGGTATTGTGGAGGCCTATGTGGTGAACGAGCGCGCCTGCCGCTACTACGGCGTTCCGAACCCGAACGCGGGCAAGGAGCACCATCTGCTGGAGGCCTTCCAGCAAGTGGGAGAAGCTTACCGCAGCAAGGGATATCCCATCGATCGCATCGCCTTCACCGCCCTTGGCTGGCATGAGGAGGATGCGGCCACCGCCCGCTATCTGCTACAGCAGTCAGGATTTGCCCATGCCCGATTCGTGGCGCTGGAGGAGCTGCGTGTGTATGAAGATCGATTGTGTCAGCTCACAGCCGAAGGCGAGCATGTGCCAATTGATCTGCTGTATCGACTGCATCCAATTGAGAAGCTCGCTGAGGAGCACGATGATGACGGCTATCCCACAGGCGAGCATGTGCTTGAGCTGATGGCGCAGCGCAAGCTGGCGGTGATTAATCCGCCGGATGCCTTTCTCATCCAGTCCAAGGCCGTGCAGGCGCTGATCTGGAGCCTCTATGAACAGCAGGCCTTCTTCGATGCACAGGAGCTGGGATGGATCGGGCGCTACATGCTGCCGACCTATCTGGACAACCGCTTTGCCGGGCGCGATCCCTATGTGAGCAAGCCGTTTCTCGGGCGCGAAGGCGGCGGTGTGACACTCTATGACGCTTCTGGGGATGAGCTGGAACGGGATGGGGAGCTAGCCTATTGGGAGCAGCCGATGATCTATCAACAGGCTGTCCAGTTGCCTGTGCGTACCGTTGAGACCTTGAGCGGGCCGTATGAGGGTCATGTACTCTGGGGTGTATATCTGATCGGCGGCCAGCCATCAGCCACAGTGGCGCGGATCGGCAGCCGCATCACCAACAACCTGTCCTGCTTCGTGCCTGCTGCCATTCGGGAGCCATAA
- a CDS encoding MerR family transcriptional regulator has product MKIREAARVLGVSARTIRYYEEKGLLTPAKEHQSGYRVFTAEDIERLKLIIALRQAGMKTASIAEALASGLQQTQHATDTLRLLLQQHRSETMQLWLSLRQQLETTEGLLQLLELAPAETIPITDMFRQAQDARVISEQRGNWQDHWNYDRLAAEHDQMVLRGEGIYRYYEEALAATVSRLAPVAGESGIDLGTGTGNLAGRLLALGATMSAIDQSPAMLAQAASKYPQLETRLGNMLAIPYIEGKFNFIASSFAFRHLSKDQQILALEEMHRVLRPGGRICLVDLISPPASAVSSDSTADPVGRKVDVPGASSSVQSDTTARENPPASVRAAAVPNGSVICGEQLSPGEADAHQMTRLHTALRPALKWLTHHHYDVELQPLCTNLYLLYAVQSP; this is encoded by the coding sequence TTGAAGATACGAGAAGCAGCGCGGGTGCTGGGCGTCTCCGCCCGAACCATTCGCTATTATGAGGAGAAGGGGCTGCTGACCCCGGCGAAGGAGCATCAGAGCGGCTACCGTGTATTCACCGCAGAAGATATAGAGCGACTGAAGCTCATCATCGCCCTGCGGCAAGCCGGAATGAAGACTGCCAGTATTGCCGAGGCGCTGGCTTCCGGCCTTCAGCAGACACAACATGCGACCGATACGCTGCGCTTGCTGCTGCAACAGCACCGCTCGGAAACCATGCAGCTCTGGCTATCACTGCGCCAGCAGCTAGAGACGACGGAGGGGCTACTCCAGTTGCTGGAGCTGGCGCCTGCAGAGACGATCCCGATAACGGATATGTTTAGGCAGGCTCAGGATGCGAGAGTGATTAGTGAGCAACGGGGCAATTGGCAGGATCACTGGAATTATGACCGGCTTGCCGCCGAACACGACCAGATGGTACTGCGTGGCGAGGGCATATATCGCTATTATGAAGAAGCGTTGGCAGCGACCGTATCCAGATTGGCTCCGGTTGCAGGTGAGAGCGGGATTGATCTTGGAACAGGCACAGGCAATCTGGCTGGCAGGCTGCTGGCGCTCGGAGCGACGATGTCTGCGATCGATCAGTCTCCGGCGATGCTCGCGCAGGCAGCGAGCAAATACCCACAGCTTGAGACTCGGCTCGGCAACATGCTCGCTATTCCCTATATCGAAGGCAAGTTCAACTTTATCGCCTCCAGCTTCGCCTTTCGACATCTGTCGAAGGATCAGCAGATACTGGCGCTGGAGGAGATGCACAGAGTGCTGCGCCCTGGCGGGCGAATCTGTCTGGTCGATCTGATCTCGCCGCCAGCCTCAGCCGTGTCCTCGGACTCAACCGCAGATCCCGTTGGGCGAAAGGTTGACGTGCCCGGCGCGAGCTCATCAGTCCAGTCAGACACTACTGCGCGAGAGAATCCTCCCGCCTCAGTACGTGCAGCAGCCGTCCCGAACGGCTCGGTTATCTGTGGCGAACAGCTATCCCCTGGTGAAGCGGATGCGCACCAGATGACACGCCTGCACACAGCACTGCGCCCAGCGCTCAAGTGGCTGACCCATCATCACTATGATGTGGAATTGCAGCCATTGTGTACGAATCTATACCTTCTATATGCCGTTCAGTCTCCCTGA
- a CDS encoding DMT family transporter, which yields MQWIYLGLAIIFEVAGTTSMKLSDGFTNLVPSILLLVLYLTSLVFLTLALKRIEVSVAYAVWSGMGIVIISVMGLFYFNEQLSLAKVIAILLIIIGVVTLNLSEGTSS from the coding sequence ATTCAATGGATATATCTCGGTCTGGCCATTATCTTCGAAGTAGCGGGAACGACTAGCATGAAGCTGTCAGACGGGTTCACCAACTTAGTTCCCAGCATACTGTTATTAGTCTTATACTTGACCAGTCTAGTATTTTTAACCCTGGCTCTTAAACGAATCGAAGTATCTGTTGCTTATGCCGTGTGGTCGGGGATGGGGATCGTCATCATTTCCGTTATGGGTCTATTTTATTTTAATGAGCAATTGTCCTTAGCCAAGGTCATTGCAATCCTTCTGATTATTATAGGGGTTGTTACTTTGAACTTGAGCGAAGGGACCAGCAGCTAG
- the thrC gene encoding threonine synthase: protein MKYFSTRGNVAGVGFIDAVLMGLADDGGLLLPEQIPHLTEADLARWSKLDYKALAHEIFSIYVDGDISPEDLTELIEQSYSTFRDPAVTPVRKLSDEAYVLELFHGPTFAFKDIALQFLGNLYSYISRKRNSIINILGATSGDTGASAIEGVRGKEGIRICILHPHQKVSRVQELQMTTVDDANVLNLAVKGNFDDCQQLIKELFADVEFKTKHHLRAINSINFARILAQTVYYFYAYFQVAAQHADAKINFSVPTGNFGDIFAGYLAKRMGLPIHKLILATNENNILERFVKEGAYQLGEFRMTHSPSMDIQIASNFERYLFYLHNGDAAQVERLMRQFKAEGQITIGSEQLTQVQTDFAAHGVSNDECLGTIRQTHETTGYLLDPHTACGIAAAKTHSGSGEITVTLATAHPAKFDESIQLAQIEQTFPAEISALFDKPQHQTIVDHSKEAVVEHIVKLYQA, encoded by the coding sequence ATGAAATATTTTAGTACTAGAGGAAATGTCGCAGGTGTCGGCTTCATCGATGCTGTGCTAATGGGACTCGCAGATGATGGCGGTCTTCTACTGCCAGAGCAGATTCCCCACCTGACGGAGGCGGACCTGGCCCGCTGGAGCAAGCTTGATTACAAAGCGCTTGCCCATGAGATTTTCAGCATCTATGTCGACGGAGACATCTCGCCAGAGGATCTGACCGAACTGATTGAGCAGAGCTACTCCACCTTCCGCGATCCCGCGGTGACGCCGGTGCGCAAGCTGTCAGATGAGGCTTACGTGCTGGAGCTGTTCCATGGACCGACCTTTGCCTTCAAGGATATCGCCCTGCAATTCCTTGGCAATCTCTACTCTTATATTTCCCGCAAGCGCAACAGCATTATTAACATTCTCGGCGCAACCTCTGGCGATACCGGAGCCTCCGCCATCGAGGGCGTGCGCGGCAAGGAAGGGATTCGCATCTGTATTCTGCATCCGCACCAGAAGGTTAGCCGGGTTCAGGAGCTGCAGATGACGACGGTAGACGATGCCAACGTGCTTAATCTGGCCGTCAAAGGCAACTTCGACGACTGCCAGCAGTTGATCAAGGAGCTGTTCGCCGATGTCGAGTTCAAGACGAAGCATCATCTGCGCGCGATCAACTCGATCAATTTCGCCCGTATTCTGGCTCAGACCGTCTACTACTTCTATGCCTACTTCCAGGTAGCTGCACAGCATGCCGATGCGAAGATCAACTTCAGCGTGCCGACAGGCAACTTCGGCGACATCTTCGCAGGGTACCTGGCGAAGCGGATGGGGCTGCCGATTCACAAGCTGATTCTGGCAACGAACGAGAACAACATTCTGGAGCGCTTCGTGAAGGAGGGCGCCTATCAGCTAGGCGAGTTCCGCATGACGCACAGCCCGTCCATGGACATTCAGATTGCCAGCAACTTCGAGCGTTACCTGTTCTACCTGCATAATGGCGATGCGGCACAGGTGGAACGTCTGATGCGCCAGTTCAAGGCCGAGGGACAGATCACGATCGGCAGTGAGCAGCTCACACAGGTGCAGACTGACTTCGCAGCGCATGGCGTAAGCAATGACGAGTGTCTGGGTACGATTCGCCAGACGCATGAGACCACAGGCTATCTGCTCGATCCGCATACAGCTTGCGGGATCGCAGCGGCGAAGACACATAGCGGCAGCGGCGAGATTACAGTCACGCTGGCCACCGCTCATCCGGCCAAGTTCGATGAGTCGATCCAGCTCGCTCAGATCGAGCAGACCTTCCCGGCTGAGATCAGCGCGCTGTTCGACAAGCCGCAGCACCAAACGATCGTCGACCATTCCAAGGAAGCGGTTGTCGAGCATATTGTGAAGCTGTATCAGGCGTAA
- the uraA gene encoding uracil permease yields MSQPREIQVDERLPLLQSLPLSLQHLFAMFGSTVLVPILFKVDPATILLMNGIGTLLYILMCKGKIPAYLGSSFAFLSPVLAVMSDGYPYETVLGGFIVSGLIFIVVGLVVNKAGTRWLDVVFPPAAMGAIIMVIGLELIPVAARMSGFIPPGDPVQAQSWVMDPKAVLIACVTLFTIIIANVVLRGFLKIIAILIGLVVGYLLAYLMGYVDFAPVEQASMFSVPTFYMPKFELAVIAVIAPAALVVVAEHIGHLIVTSKIVGRDLSKDPGLDRSLMGNGVSTLLSGFVGSTPNTTYGENIGVLTITRVYSVWVIGGAAVIAVVLSFLGKLAALINTIPDPVKGGVSLLLFGVIATSGIRMLVETKVDYSKTSNMLLTSIVLVIGLSGYVLKLGNFSLTGMALATVLSIVLSLFFKLFERFESSESQGH; encoded by the coding sequence GTGAGCCAGCCCCGCGAAATCCAGGTTGACGAACGACTGCCGCTGCTGCAGAGCCTGCCGCTCAGCTTGCAGCATCTATTTGCCATGTTCGGCTCGACCGTGCTTGTCCCGATTCTGTTCAAGGTAGACCCGGCCACCATCCTCCTCATGAACGGTATCGGCACGCTGCTGTACATTTTAATGTGTAAAGGGAAAATTCCCGCCTATCTCGGCTCCAGCTTTGCCTTCCTGTCGCCGGTGCTGGCTGTGATGTCGGATGGCTACCCCTACGAGACGGTGCTGGGCGGTTTTATCGTCAGTGGCCTGATCTTCATCGTGGTAGGTCTGGTCGTCAACAAGGCCGGAACCAGATGGCTCGATGTCGTCTTCCCTCCCGCGGCTATGGGCGCGATCATCATGGTCATCGGCCTGGAGCTGATCCCGGTCGCAGCACGCATGTCCGGTTTCATCCCGCCAGGCGACCCGGTTCAGGCGCAGAGCTGGGTAATGGACCCTAAGGCAGTGCTGATTGCTTGTGTGACACTGTTCACCATCATTATCGCTAATGTGGTGCTGCGCGGCTTCCTCAAGATTATCGCGATTCTGATCGGCTTGGTGGTCGGCTATCTATTGGCCTATCTGATGGGATATGTGGATTTTGCTCCTGTGGAGCAAGCCTCGATGTTCTCCGTACCGACCTTCTATATGCCGAAGTTCGAGCTGGCTGTCATCGCGGTCATTGCCCCTGCGGCGCTCGTAGTGGTGGCAGAGCATATCGGTCACCTGATCGTGACGAGCAAGATTGTCGGCAGGGATCTGTCCAAGGACCCTGGACTTGACCGCTCGCTGATGGGGAACGGGGTATCCACCCTGTTGTCAGGGTTTGTCGGCTCGACACCGAACACAACGTATGGGGAAAATATCGGCGTCCTGACCATTACCCGTGTCTACTCTGTATGGGTGATCGGCGGAGCGGCCGTGATCGCCGTTGTGCTCTCCTTCCTCGGCAAGCTGGCGGCGCTGATCAACACGATTCCCGATCCAGTCAAGGGCGGTGTATCGCTGCTGCTGTTCGGCGTGATTGCGACCTCCGGCATTCGGATGCTGGTCGAGACGAAGGTCGATTACTCCAAGACATCCAACATGCTGCTTACGAGCATCGTGCTGGTCATCGGGCTGAGCGGCTATGTGCTCAAGCTCGGCAATTTCAGCCTGACGGGGATGGCGCTAGCTACTGTCCTGTCCATCGTGCTGAGCCTGTTCTTCAAGCTGTTCGAGCGCTTTGAGTCCTCGGAGAGCCAAGGACATTAA
- a CDS encoding LysR family transcriptional regulator, with product MDLRQLRYFLAVAQEGQVTAAAKLLNMEQPPLSRQLKQMEEELGVTLFDRSGRRLKLTPAGELLRERAEQLLLQYNETVKEVQELDEGVQGVLAIGAVVSCVSLLPPAIDKFRRRYPQVSFKIREGDHSLLGSQLEKRQIELVVARLPFEAGFDSQHYAVLPLPSDPFVAILPTQWSEYDGRESIIPSELARHPFLSLKSDQTTGMHERVMSEFRMAGVQPSILCECSSVVIIIALVAAGLGATILPKSVMTSALFNNVRMLDMEQADFHSEVGIVWLKERYLSRSARNFIEVFSEGAN from the coding sequence ATGGATCTGCGTCAGCTTCGATACTTTCTTGCCGTGGCCCAGGAGGGTCAGGTTACGGCAGCGGCCAAGCTGCTCAATATGGAGCAGCCGCCGCTGAGCCGTCAGCTTAAACAGATGGAGGAGGAGCTTGGCGTCACCCTGTTCGATCGCAGCGGGCGTAGACTCAAGCTGACTCCAGCGGGAGAACTGCTCAGGGAACGTGCTGAGCAGCTTCTGCTGCAATATAATGAAACGGTCAAGGAGGTGCAGGAGCTGGACGAGGGCGTGCAAGGGGTGCTGGCGATCGGCGCCGTCGTCTCCTGTGTCTCCCTGCTGCCGCCTGCCATCGACAAGTTTCGGCGCAGATACCCCCAGGTATCCTTCAAAATTCGCGAAGGTGACCATTCACTGCTCGGCAGCCAGTTGGAGAAGCGGCAGATCGAGCTGGTCGTAGCTCGCCTGCCATTCGAGGCGGGATTCGACTCCCAGCACTACGCCGTGCTGCCGCTTCCTTCCGACCCTTTCGTCGCGATCCTGCCTACCCAATGGTCGGAGTATGATGGACGAGAGTCGATCATCCCGTCCGAGCTGGCGCGTCATCCGTTCCTGTCGCTGAAGAGCGATCAGACGACGGGCATGCATGAGCGCGTCATGTCGGAGTTCCGCATGGCGGGCGTTCAGCCGTCCATCCTCTGCGAGTGCTCCAGTGTAGTGATCATTATCGCGCTGGTTGCTGCTGGCCTGGGAGCCACTATATTGCCCAAATCCGTCATGACCTCAGCACTGTTCAACAACGTGCGCATGCTGGATATGGAGCAGGCGGATTTCCACTCCGAAGTGGGCATCGTCTGGCTCAAGGAGCGCTACCTGTCGCGGAGTGCGCGTAATTTTATCGAGGTGTTCTCAGAGGGGGCTAATTAA